The following DNA comes from Sander lucioperca isolate FBNREF2018 chromosome 2, SLUC_FBN_1.2, whole genome shotgun sequence.
ATATTGGGACCAGATCAAACAGCTGTTACATGGTGGTTTTTGGCCACTGCAGTCCCTTTCCATGTCCTGACACATCCCCAGACAGCCAGCCCTCTCCAACTGCCTTCATGGTGCTTGTTTCTAGGACCATCTCCAGGAGCTGAGCTTCATTCCAGCTGAGTGCATTCTTttccagcccccccccccccccccctccccgacAGGTTAGGTCCCTTTCAGCAGCTGACAGTCCACTGCCACTGGAATATGTCTCAGTGTGGTAAAGGCTCAGTTCTAATGTGATAGGTGGTTATATTGGGGTGCCCAATAGTGGGAGAGGAGACATGCCTGGAATATTCAAATTAACCAAACAGGTTCTTCCCACGTTACCAATTTTATATATCAAGTGCCACACAAACAATTTCAAGTGGAGAAAGCAAATTGTTATTaataaggaaaagaaaatcacaatagCTATTTATCATGCTGAAAACTGGTTTAGCCTGAGGGAGGTCAACTGTCGGTGTTGCAAAAACCCATCAAATGTGGGGATAGTCTTTGAGGGCCTGCTAATTATGTCTGCATGTTTGGAGtgtttgttattttctttaacacTCAAGCATCTTCTCCAGCATTTTCAGCAATACCAATTCAATTCGTTTGGCCTGTTATTGTTTGTTTCTGCTCAGTGGGTTGCAAACTGGGGAAGGAGATGTGGGAGGGATCATCTCAGAGTACAGTGCAGCTCTAGAAGCAGTGGAGTTGAGTAAGGGAAACACTGCAGTCGGCACACACCTCCAGGTCCTACCTACAGCTTCCATTCTGTCTgtcacatttgtttgtttttgcttaaaAGATTATTGATGATAgggcaaaaggaaaaaaaatggagTGATTAACCAGATTTACTgctctgaaaaaaataatacttcaGAAAAATCATGTTTAAGTGAGATCTATTTAACAAAAGAGTTGTTTATATAGAGGGAACGCATAAAGAAAAATTTAACACATTATGCAGTATTTCCATCTAACTTCATTTGAACATCACATTCCCTTAGCATTTCTTTTCCATTTTCACATTAAGAAAAGAGTAGAAAGTTAGAAATGGTCTGGAGATTTATGGCCGAGGAAGAGCAGTAGtaagaggaggtggaggaagcTGTCTGATCCACAGAGAGTCCTGGATGGGGAGGGAGGCTGAGGATGCTGCTGCCTGGCTTCAGCTGGGCGGCTCCTGGACTGCAGGGAGGACCGGTGTGGGGGAGAAGGGGGGAGGAGAGTGAGCGGGGAAGGTGGTGAGGTGTGGGGGAGAGCAGGGGGGCGAGAGGGAGATTGGTTTTTGGTGGGGCAGGTGAGAtaggagagggggagaaagagacagagagagggctACACGTTTGTCAGGTGATCAGTCCATTGGCCGCTTTTCACCGTGTTTCTTTGTAAACTCTTCAGCGTTCTTCAAGAATTTTTTACGGTCCTTTGAGTATTCTTCTGCTAGGTCTGCCCTAAGGGGATGCTCCGGCTGGGGGTCGTTCACCAGCGCAATGAGGGACTGAATTACTGCAAGACACAAACAGGCAAGGAAATGACGTTAGATATGAACAATGCTATAGTTTCACAGCACTATGTGCTGAcagacagagcagcagcagtacaTGGCACTTACAACACTGAACAGGTAGAGTTAATCAAGGGACCATACCAGTGGTTTTGCACAATCACCCCAGTAAGTCCTATGTGCTTACAACTTATATTGCTGGCAACCATCTACCAATTAATGCAAAcagtgtttgttgtattttactcCAGGACCCCATTGGCTTCAGTTCATTTTAGTACAGTTACAGAATCAGACTTGACGCTTGCTCAACATAGCTAATGCAATACAACAACGGCGGCGTGACCTGGGAATCTCTCCTATTGGTTAACCCAACAGGGAATACAAATACTTATCAGACACCAATTCTGTAAAAACCATGAAAATTTTGCTGTTGACTTTAGAGTGGAAGAGAGTTTTAGCTACATGACAGCACATAAGGCACCATTCCTCTACGTGGAACTTCGATGTGAGCTCTCACTGGATGATCAGGGCTGGAAGACCACAGAACCACAGGCCACAGAATGACTGTTGCATCAATTTGAGCCAGAGTGTTGACCCCATGCAACCGGTTTGTTCAACTTCCTGTCACTACTGCTGGCTATTAAACCTCACGTGGAAAGGCTTGTTCCTGATTGGTTCACACAGACTACTACAAATGTCTTAAAGCTGGGAAAACATGTCCACAGTCATGACATAACACCACCACATCCACTGCAGATATCACATTAAGGAAAAGACCATCTATATACCACAGAGTTAGCTACAGCTACGGCTAGCTGACAGCTGTTGTACAGTGTGTTGCAACAGTACATTAGCTTGATGGAAGAGCTGCCATGCTTAACTTACCGGTACAATGATGGGGGTTATTATTTGCATTGCAACAAACGATCACCAAATCTGCATATTTGTGCTTTGTTGGTATGAATATGAATTAAAACACAACTTTTTTAACCCAATAtgtaatgtatatgtatatatacattttattgaaAATAGGTTTTGGAATAACCAGCTTGTTACACCAAGCCCACGTCATAAAAAACCCAGAATGTGTGCGATAGTGCAACTAACCAAATGAGTGTGTtttggataaataaataaatattgttttagCATACGTTTTGAACGGCCACATTCTGACAACTTCTGCAAATTAATATTGTTACAAACACATATTAGGTATTTGCTTAGGCCTGGTGACGGACAACCTAGGCCCagtgggccaccaggcttgcaatacactaGGGGGAACTCTgcataataaaaacacaaatatcaaCATATTCTGATCAGTCCCAATGAATATTATAGCAGTAAGATGATCAGCTGACCACAGAGCTGTGTACGTGGAGAACTCATCTAATTAGTGATGCTGTGTAAACAGCAGTCCATGTTTTCTCTTATTTTCTTCCATTTGTCAGGCCTTCACACTGTATGTTAGATTATAAAACTACTCAGATGTTTGCTATAACGCAGGTAATCATAAACAGAAGATGTCGATTGACACAACCTCTTACTTCTGCCACTTCCCTTGTAGACAGGAAGTTAAAAGACAACATTGTGGAATGGGAGCACTCCCTTTTAGCTGAAATGCTTAAGGTCAATACTGAAGAGGAAGTGATTGCTGAGGTGAGCAGAGGAGACACTGCTGCTACATCATCAGATCAAGTAGACCACCAGCCTCTGGAACCAACAGACAGCGCCTGGTGGTGTAGTTGTAACACATGGCAAACTACTGTATGCAATACAGTGTTTCTGCAGCTCTGAATGGGACATTTAGGAGCCACTGAGTCAGAGCGAGGCAGTGGATGAACCAACATGTGTGACAAACCATCATTATTTCAGCGCTCTCTTGCAGGTTCACAGTAAAGTCGACACAGTTGTCCATTCCTTCTAGCTAGAATGTTTTGGTCAGAGACGTGGTGTGCTTCATGGAGCAGAGACTGTTCAATCAGAACATAGGACTATCCTGCACTGAACTACACAGAAGGAATATATATTTGCCATAAAACTTTAGTCCTAGGATAAGATTGTTTTACAAGCAAAAtcataataattcataattatttGATTTGTGTTTTGATGGGCAAAGCACTGGATGATGACCTAAATAtttatgaaaatgtaaacaatGAAATTACAAAAGCTAATATATAGCTTTGGGAAATGACTGACACTAGCGTAAGGTGTAAGCAGATAGTAATTTGGCTTATACTTAAAGTTGTACAATTATTATTCAGCTTTTTTATTGGCCAAATCGCATCGTTCTCTCATGGCCATagtagcaataaacaagccgttctttaatgtcaccaactgtcgttttgtgctccttttttatattttttatatatatatatatatatatatatatatatatatagatatagatatagatatagatagatagatagatatatatatatatatatatcttggtTCAGGCACCTGCACCGTTtcaaaagtatcgttttagcaccggtatcggaaaaaacccaaacgatacccaaccctagctaGGAACCAGGAAATATGTCCACTACAGCGTCTAAATAGAGCCTAGTTACCTTGAGCAGCTAATTTTGAAAGGTTCCTGAATCCCCGTGCCTTTGAACGCTCCACAGAACATTTGCGGTTGGGCCGTGAGAGAACGATGTGATTTGGCCAATAAAAAAGCTGAATAATAATTATACAACTTTAGAGGCTATTACTATTTTGCAGTAATGACTTTGATCTTAGTGCTGTATGGTTCCTGTCACACTCAATGTAGGTCAACTGTACGCGAGGTAAATATTGTTACGTTTCTGTTTCTATACAGTCTACTCCATGAAGTATTGAAACTGAAACGGTTTTGTTTTGGTATTGGCACTAAAACTTGTGTTAGCATCTTTGTCAACAATTTCAACCAAAGCCCTGCTGTGTGTAGAAACATGAATGCGTAATACTATGAGATTTAAGACAAAAGGTGATTATGTAGCATCAGCTCACTTACAGAGTAACACTAACACACCCACCTTGGTCAGTTTTGGTGGCAGGCTTCCAGTTCTCTGCGCTGATCACAGGCAAGCACACCTGACCCTTCTCATCAATGTTGGGGTGATAGATCTTTGTCTTGAATGTGATCTTGGGAGGCTTGAAAGGGTACTCGGTGGGGAAAATGATTTCGATTCTGAACGCACCTTTGTCATAAGGAGGGTTGTCCTGGAATTCAAGAAAGGGTGTCAGTAAAGGAAACTGTGAGCCAACAAATGGCAGAGCAGTCAAACAAGGAGTGGCTACTTACAGGAACAATGAGCCCTTGCCATGACAATAGGTTTGATTCCTCAACTTGAATGTTTCTGAAGTTTTTCATTCCAGACCTGCGAATCTCTTCAAGTTcctgaaagaaaagaagaacattGTATATTACAGAAGTTAAACAATGTCCATGTTTAAAAGGGGTTGAGTATAGAGAACCAGTTTTGAATTGGAACCGGTTCAAGTGTAGAACCAgggcattatttaaaaaaaactgcttaaAAAGCTGTAGTGTTTTTTAATTTCCCTTACCGTACCTTCCTGGTTATGCGCGTGTTAACGCATGTGTATAGCATTTACTTTGTGGCAAAAAAGAGATAGCGCTCTACAATGCAACATAAAGggtaatttcagttttttttccaacctggaccctatttccccatgcatttgtgtctgatAGACTGATGTCAACTAAACTTCTGATGTAAACTGACTTCTTGtccgaagacagcggtgtgaAGAGTGGAAGGTGAGTCGGGAGAAAGGCTTTCCGGGAGTCTGTGGTTTTGGAGTAGGCTGCAGAAATTATAGGCttgtgttatctaaaagattttcggtgccatggctcaatatttaaatggtttcgacaatgtggatgagGTCATCATAATTCGATGGCTGCCTGTATTTATTTGAGCCAGAGTATATGGACGAAGAGCGGACAAGGAcaagggggggagagagagagagagagaggcagcggCTGCAAAGTGTTTCATGCAGTCAATAGgctataatacatccatggtttcaCGTTAtcctaaaagattttcaataaaGACAATGGCTTGTATTTGCTCATGTCTTAGAACCCTGTTGATTAGAGGGGGAATCCTCTGTCGTGGTGACACAGCGTTGTGTCCGAGGTCTATCACTGGACACATCAAGACCACAGATATCTGgcagcaacaggtcccactcctgaCATCGGCATTGTTCCACTTTGGGCAAAGGGGCACAGCACCCACAGGAACACAAACAATGTCCCCGAGTGCCGCAGGCTTACAGAAGCTGCTTCaccctcctccgctctcttcgtCCGtatactctggctcaaatgaataccAGTGGCCATGGAATTATAATGACCTCATCCACATTctcgaaatcatttaaatattgagccatggcACTGAAAATCTTTTAGCTTGTGTTCCTGAAATGCTTTTGACTCGCATTccactctccacaccgctgtcttcagacaagAGGTCCCCTCCTGAGATCGATCATGTCGTCAGACACTTTTAGTTACAATCTGAGCCcatcagtggcaaaaacaatcacttttagtggacaaaaatCGAGGGTGCACAATTGCCCAATTAAGTTACATTGCAGCCACGGTCGGTCACTTTGTTCACGCTCaacactggaccaatttcaaagatttttgttcacatcagtctattgggacacaaatgcatggggaaataggatccaggttgaaaaaaactaaacaacccTTTAAGGAGAGGAGATGACTGTAAAGTTCTAGCCCACCACCCCGGTCCAATTACTGAAAGTGCTGCCTCCAGCCTGCCTTGCAAGAATTTTGATTGCAGGTAAGACGTTGCCTTAAGTTTTTGCAGCACTAGTGACTTCCACCGGTTGGTAAGGGTGCATGCACAATGGGGAATGGAGCTGAGGTGATTGTGTTAAGCTTGTGTCTGTCTACACTTTGCCCCATGTCAACAGTAGAAGCAGTGTTTAGAAACTCTGTCATTTACAAATGGCTGTTTTGCTTTTTCTGTTAAATAATGTGCCCACAAATCAGAGCTACATTCAATAAGAATTGAAATAGATACCCAGAATCTATACAATATCCTACACTTTGTTGATCTAACTGCTGTAGTTAGTTACTTTTATAGAATATATGATTATATATACAGAACATATAACTCATCAAATGTGATTTCTAGAgcttggtgatttaaaaaaatatataattgatTAACTTTCAGTGCtattatagtatgttatatCATAATTTCAGTGTGCTGAGAAGCCCGTGACCAGCCAGGGAATAATTTGTACTAATCCTCCCTATCTCATAAAGACACTGGTGCTGGGTCTGATTGCTCAGGGCTTTCCCCAGGATCTTAAAGtatggttggaagaagtaaGGAGGGGGAATTACACAATGTTTCCCAACCTTCTGATATACTGGTCGTGTGCGTAAAACAAAAAGGTACGCCTGATCTTCAATGACTGTCATCTGCTGAGCAGAGTCTGACAGAGCCTGTGGAGTCTCATCTTATTTGAGTATTTTAGTCACTAGGTAACTGTCTAAACAAAAGCCCCGGTTTGCTCCGTAAAACACTTAATTAAGGAAATGCTTTACTCCAACCTTAGCTAGTTGTTTAGGCCGATTTCCTTGTTCTGTTCTgccaactaacgttagctgtgaaAGCTTAATATTGTTCTGTGTCAGGTTCACACTGTAACGTTACAAAGTCTCACCGACCTGTTGTCCTGTAATGATATTTACTGTCGGATAATTTCACGTAACAGCAATAAAAATGATAGCTGTGGATTGAAACTGAGTTCATTTCCTTGTGACGAACTCCCCAACCTGGCTAACTGTgagtttagctaacgttagctagctgaaACGCAGCTAAGATATGAGGCTAGCATGTTAGCTGATTAGCGCCTTCTTCGATCACGGTCTTATTATGTCGCAACATCTGAACTCACTCCCTCGGTCGAACAACCCATAGCTGCATGAAAGCTATATTTGGCTAATAAACGAAAAATATGTTCCGTGGCTGTCTTCTCTCGACTCTGTGGCCTAGTAGTTTGCCGGTGCTTTGCTGCCTAACTTAACGTTAACATTTGGTCGGccaacagttagctagctagctagttggccAGTAGTGACCTCtcgtttttatttagtttacagCTAAAACAGACACTAACTGTGTCTTCAAACAACATTAACATGTATAAATTTAGGCGAAGACCGAATGAGTCCACCAGCTGCCAATGCGTCTTTACACATTACAAATGATATGAAAATTACGGGATCGGGAGATTTACCTTGGCCAGCCTCCTGCTCGCCGCCATCTTGAAACTACTGTGTGTTCCCAGAATACACAGCGCGGCGAATATGGGTCGGTCTGGTCCTATGGTCTGGTCTGGTCCAGAGCCAAGatagtctttctctatcactctggtctGGTCCTATGGTCTGGTCTGGTCCAGAGCCAAGatagtctttctctatcactctggtctGGTCCTATGGTCTGGTCTGGTGCTGCTGGTCCTGGGTCTGAGAATCAGCCATCTGCCTGTTAGGTTAACTGTATCTTAACTTTAAAGTTAACCTGTTTTACAACGGGATGGCTTCCACCCTGGGCAGACTTCTGGTTTAGGCTAGGCGTTACCTAAAGCAGATGATACAGCATATTCATATTTTACAGAGTCAAGATTTTATATTATGCCAATCTTGCTAAGACGCACATAAGACTGTATCATTGTAAATCGGTCAAGTCTAAGTTTAAAAGTCAAGTGAAtttaaatcaaaaatcaaaTGAATTGCATTATTAATGCATGTTAATAGAGCTGGACTTGCATTACAATTCAAGTTAATACAGATAGCTATTTAGACTATTGACCATGATAGGGCCACGCTTTTACCATACGCTCATTTTAAATGTCACATgggctaaataataataaagaaatcaaaatgCTAACACTAAACCTTGTTTAACACTTACATTTCAGCTGTGCAATGTGAATGAAAGAGAGGAATAGGCCTATTTCCAACGGGCCTACTTTTTATTGATATGATCAAATTGAGTCTTTAAAAACATTCTATAAACAAAGACACCTCAGTTTAGCTGTACTGCCATACAAAGTCTTTTTACTAGTTTGTAAAGACATCACTTGTTGCCCTGTacctagtctcactttgccagaccctcctccaaagtgcaCTTGCCATAAATTATCCTTCTTCTGTGCTACCTTAAATCTCAgtttaacatacagtatatgatcaCAATTAGGATGCCTATCGTGGTCCAATATGCAACTTACACAGGTGTGATGCAGAAACTTGAAACCACTAGTGCACATACACAGAGAGTGGACATTTCAGGAGGAAACATCTTGTGTCCAGTATGACTTTTGAACTAAACATATTTGCAAAATGACGAAGTCTAGGGTTTTTCATTAGGGTGTATgtcttcaaaaaaaaacatgtctggaGGGGATCTTTGAATTTTGCTTTAAGATAGATGGATAGTTTAGCCATGTAAACATAAATAGCCTACATTATGAATTGTTTCCACCTTTTGGCAGCTGTTTTTATCGCACATGAATGTATGTGTGATAATGTCATTTAGCTAGAAATCCTAATTCACAGGTCAATAAATATGATATGGTATTTTGTGTGCTTACAGCAGCCTATGTGGAGGCAATATGCACAGAAAAAAACTCAATCCAAATATCACaagttcattgttttttttctaagttCAAGAAAATAGAATATGCTAAATCTGTATAGTTTTGCACTTTTGAATGCAAac
Coding sequences within:
- the ube2l3b gene encoding ubiquitin-conjugating enzyme E2 L3b is translated as MAASRRLAKELEEIRRSGMKNFRNIQVEESNLLSWQGLIVPDNPPYDKGAFRIEIIFPTEYPFKPPKITFKTKIYHPNIDEKGQVCLPVISAENWKPATKTDQVIQSLIALVNDPQPEHPLRADLAEEYSKDRKKFLKNAEEFTKKHGEKRPMD